In Ramlibacter sp., the sequence ACTCCACCATCAGGAAGGCCGCGGCGCCCATGACCGGCGGCATGAGCTGGCCATTGACCGAACTCGACACTTCGACGGCGCCGGCCTGGTCGGGCCGGTAGCCCACGCGCTTCATCAGCGGGATGGTGAAGGTGCCCGTGGTCACCACATTGGCGATGGACGAGCCCGAAATGATGCCGGTGGCCGCCGAGGACACCACCGCCGCCTTGGCCGGCCCGCCGCGCAGGTGGCCCAGCAGCGCGAAGGCCGACTTGATGAAATAGTTGCCAGCGCCGGCCTTGTCCAGCAACGAGCCAAACAGCACGAACAGGAAGATGAAGCCATTGGACACACCCAGCGCGACGCCAAACACGCCCTCGGTGGTCAGCCACTGGTGCGACATCACGCGCGAGATCGATGCGCCCTTGTGGGCGATCATGTCGGGCATGTAGCGCCCGCCAAAGGTGTAGCCCAGGAACACCAGCGCCACGATCACCATGGGCAGGCCCAGCGCGCGGCGCGTGGCCTCCAGCAGCAGCACGATGCCGATCACCGCCACCACCAGGTCCTGGGTGATGGGTTGGCCCGGGCGCGTGGACAGCTCGCGGTAGAAGATGAACAGGTAGGCCGCGCAGAAGGCGCCCACCAGGGCAAAGATCCAGTCGGTGACGGGCACCCGGTCGCGCGGTGAGCGGCTGAAGGCCGGGTACGCGAGAAACGCCAGGAAGATCGAGAACGCCAGGTGGATCGAACGCGATTGCGTGTCGTTGAACACCAGCACGCCCGTGGAGAACGGCAGCGGCGAGGCGATCCACAGCTGGAACAGCGACCACGCGAGCGCCACGCCCAGGATCAGGCGGCTGACGGCCGGGCCGGGGCTGCGCCCACCCGCATCGTTGTCAGCCACCAGCTGGTTGACGTCCAGCGCCTCGACCTCGACGGCCTTGTCCTTTTTCTTGCCGAACATGGGCATCTCCTCTCGGTTGATTCCTTCACCGACCGCGTTGACGGGTCATGCGATCACAAACAGCAGGGGCTCCCCTCAAGGGAGCCCCCGAGGCCCTTCACGGGCCTTGCAGGTCAGGTCCCCGGATTACATCCAGCCCTTTTCCTTGTAGTACTTCACGGCGCCCGGGTGCAGCGGTGCCGACAGGCCGTCATGGATCATGTGCTTGGGGTCCAGATTGGCAAACGCGGGGTGCAGCTTCTTGAACTCGTCGAAGTTCTCGAACACGGCCTTCACCAGCTCGTACACCGTGGCGTCAGGTACCTTGGCCGTGGTCACAAAGGTGGCCAGCACGCCGTAGGTTGGCGTCGGGTTCGGGTTGCCGGCGTAAATGCCGCCCGGGATGTTGACCTTGGCGTAGTACGGATTTTCCTTGACCAGCTTGTCCACCGCCGCTCCGGTCAGCGGCACCAGCTTGGCGCCGCAGGTGGTGATCGGGTCCTGGATGTTGGCCGAGGGGTGGCCCACACCGTAGAAGAAGCCGTCGATCTTGTTGTCGCACAGCGCAGCGCCATGCTCGTCGGCCTTGAGCTCCGATGCCAGGCCAAAGCTGGCCGTGGTCCAGCCCATGGCGCTGAGCAGTTCTTCCATGGAGGCGCGGGTGCCGGAGCCGGGGTTGCCGATGTTGAAGCGCTTGCCCTTGAAGTCCTCAAACTTGCTGATGTTGGCTTCCTTGCGGGCCAGCACGGTGAAGGGCTCGGGGTGCACAGAGAACACGGCGCGCAGGTCCTTGAAGGCGCCATCTTTCTCGAACACCTTGGTGCCCTTGGTGGCGTGGTATTGCCAGTCGGACTGGGCGACGCCGAAGTCCAGTTCACCGGCGCGGATGGTGTTGATGTTGAACACCGAGCCGCCCGTGGATTCCACCGAGCAGCGGATGCCATGGCGGGCACGGTCCTTGTTCATCAGGCGGCAGATCGCGCCGCCCGCGGCGTAGTACACGCCCGTGACGCCACCGGTGCCGATGGTGATGAACTTCTGCTGTGCCATCACGGGGGCGCTTCCCAGCGCCGCGGAAAATGCCGCTGCCGCGACCAGGGCCTTGAGTACAAATTTTGCAGACATGTCGACTACTCCTCAGTGAAAAATCGGGTGGGTCAGATGGATGAGACTGCGGCGTTGATCGCGGCGTCAAGGCGTTCGACGATCAGGGCCAGATCGGCATCGCCGGCGATGAACGGCGGCGCCAGCAGCACATGGTCACCATAGCGACCATCGACGGTACCGCCCATCGGGTAAACCATCAATCCGCGCGAGAAAGCCTCTTTCTTGACGCGGGCATGCAGTTGCAGCGCGGGCTCGAAGGGCCGCTTGCTGGCGCGGTCCTGCACCAGCTCCACGCCCCAGAACAGGCCGCGTCCGCGGATGTCCCCGACATGGGCATGCGTGCCCAGCGCATCGCGCAGCAATGTTTCAAGATGTGTGCCCGCGGCCCGCACGCGCTGGAGCAGGCCGTCGCGCTCGATGATGCGCTGCACCGCGAGCGCGGCCGCGCAGGCTACGGCGTGACCTAGGTAGGTGTGGCCATGCTGGAAGAAGCCGCTGCCCGACGACATGGCCTGCACGATCTTGCGGTGGGCCAGCACCGCGCCAATGGGCTGGTAGCCACCGCCCAGGCCCTTGGCAATGGCCAGCAGGTCAGGGGCCACGCCTTCGGCCTCGCAGGCATGCAAGGTGCCGCTGCGGCCCATGCCGCACATCACCTCGTCCAGGATCAGCAGCACGCCATGGCGGTCACAGACCTCGCGCACCGCCTTGAAGTAACCGGGCACCGGGACCAGCACACCGGCCGTCGCGCCACCAATGGTCTCCGCCACGAAGGCAATGACCTGGTCGGGGCCCAGTTGCTGGATCGTGTCCTCAAGCTCCTGCGCGAGCCGCTGCCCGTATTGCTCTGGCGTTTCATCACCGCGCTGTTCGCGGTAGGGATAGCAGGGCGAGACATGGGTGGCGGGGATCAGGATGGGCGCGAAGGGCTCGCGCCGCCACTGGTTACCACCCACGGCCAGCGCGCCCAGCGTGTTGCCGTGATAGCTCTGGCGCCGCGCAATGAAATGCCGGCGCTGCGGTTGACCGGTTTCAACGAAGTACTGGCGCGCCATCTTCATGGCGGCCTCCATGGCCTCGGAGCCACCGCTGACGAAGTACACATGGCTCAGGTCCGCGGGCGCGGTGCGCACCAGGTGCGTGGCCAGTTCTTCGGCCACCTGCGTGGTGAAGAAGCTGGTGTGCGCGTAGGCCAGTTGGTCAATCTGCGCATGCATGGCCGCGAGCACCTCCGGGTGCCCGTGCCCCAGGCAGGACACGGCCGCGCCGCCGCAGGCGTCCAGATAGTCCTTGCCCTGTGCATCCGTCAGCACCATGCCCTGCCCCTTCAGGGCGACGGGCGGCGTGCGTTGCAGATGCCGGTGAAAAACCTGTGTCGAAGTCATTCGGTATCCATTGATGCGATCAACGGCAGTGTAGGCAGGCACGGGGCGACCGGTGATGCCGATTTGTGCGCCGCCCATAACAAAAACTCATGGCCCCGGCGTCGCTGCGGCCTCCAGCTGCGTCAGCGCCTGGGCCATGCAGCGCGTGAACGCGCGGCTGACCAGTGAGTTGGGGCGCGCGGTCGGCCTCAGCGCCTTCACGGTCACGGGAATCGCGGGCACCAGGGCCAGCACATCGACGCGCGAGCGATCCGCCGAGGCCGTGGTGCACCCGTCCACCAGCGCCACGCCCACCCCGTGGTGGGCCAGCGCCAGCGCGACGTGGTAGGTCTGCACCGTCATCACGGGCTTGAGGCCGGCTTCGTTTTCCCGCAGCACATGGCCCAGGGTGACGCCCAGCGGGTCGCGCTTGTCCAGCGCGATCACCGGCAGGTGGGCCAGCTGCGTCAGGGTCAGGGTGCCGATGCGCACCTGGCGCTGGCTCAGCAGGCCCTTGGGCACCACACACATGACGCGGCGCTCGCCTATGCTTTCGTGGGCCAGCGCGGGATGGCTGATGGCGCTGAACACATAACCGACGTCGGCCTCCTGCAGCACCAGAGACGACACGATCTGCGGTGAGTGCAGCGCTTCGTGGACCACCGAGACCTCGGGGTACTTCTCGCGGAACATGCGCATCGCGCGCGGGAAGACCTCGTAGCTCAGGGCCAGCACCGTCAGCACGCGCAACTCGCCGCGCCGGCCTTCACCGGCGCGCAGGCTGCCCGCCAGCCGCTGGACCTCGTCGAGCTGCGCGAACAGCCGCTCGATGTGCGGGTACAGGGTCTGTGCCTCGGCCGTGGGCGTGAGCCGCCCGCGCACCCGCTGGAACAGCGCGAAGCCCAGCTGGATCTCGGCATGCTGCAGCGTGCGGCTGACCGCGGGCTGGGTCACGTTGATCAGACGCGCGGCCGCGCTCACGCTGCCCGTGAGCATGACCGCATTGAAAACTTCGATGTGACGCAATCGCATGCAAGTCCTTTTTCTGACAAACGCCGCGTTCGCGCGCGGCTCATGATTTTGATGCGCCGCACCATGTGGCAATTGCAAGGGTAATTCCTCACAACTCATGAATGCATCGCACTCATACTGATTTTTGCAGGCGCCCCGCGACCTGCCCATCCCCCTCTTTTGATGTACTCAGTCAAGTAAAGGAAGCGCGATGCCCGTCGACCAGACCCCCGTCCTCCCCTCCGCGGAAGCGGCCAGCACCTCACGACGAAAATTCTTCGTCACCGCCGCGGCCACGGCCGCCACCGCGGTGCCGCTCACGGCGGCCCGGGCCCAGGCGCCGGGCGTGGCGGTCAAACCTTCGACCGTCGTCCTGAAGATGCAGGGTGCCTGGGGCGCCAAGGACATCTTCAACGAAATGGCCGAGGACTACGTCAAGCGCGTCAATGAAATGGCCGGTGGCCGCCTGCGCATCGAGTACCTGACGGCCGGCTCCGTGGTGAAACCCTTCGAGGTGACCGACGCCGTGAGCAAGGGCGTGCTCGACGCCGGCCACACGGTGGCCGTCTATTGGTATGGCAAGTCCAAGGTGGCCTCGCTGTTCGGCTCCGGGCCTGTCACTGGCGCCAATGCCGAGCAGACCCTCGGTTGGATGATGCGCGGCGGCGGCTACGCCTACTACGAGCAGTTGCAGAAAAAGCTGGGC encodes:
- a CDS encoding TAXI family TRAP transporter solute-binding subunit, encoding MSAKFVLKALVAAAAFSAALGSAPVMAQQKFITIGTGGVTGVYYAAGGAICRLMNKDRARHGIRCSVESTGGSVFNINTIRAGELDFGVAQSDWQYHATKGTKVFEKDGAFKDLRAVFSVHPEPFTVLARKEANISKFEDFKGKRFNIGNPGSGTRASMEELLSAMGWTTASFGLASELKADEHGAALCDNKIDGFFYGVGHPSANIQDPITTCGAKLVPLTGAAVDKLVKENPYYAKVNIPGGIYAGNPNPTPTYGVLATFVTTAKVPDATVYELVKAVFENFDEFKKLHPAFANLDPKHMIHDGLSAPLHPGAVKYYKEKGWM
- a CDS encoding aspartate aminotransferase family protein; the protein is MTSTQVFHRHLQRTPPVALKGQGMVLTDAQGKDYLDACGGAAVSCLGHGHPEVLAAMHAQIDQLAYAHTSFFTTQVAEELATHLVRTAPADLSHVYFVSGGSEAMEAAMKMARQYFVETGQPQRRHFIARRQSYHGNTLGALAVGGNQWRREPFAPILIPATHVSPCYPYREQRGDETPEQYGQRLAQELEDTIQQLGPDQVIAFVAETIGGATAGVLVPVPGYFKAVREVCDRHGVLLILDEVMCGMGRSGTLHACEAEGVAPDLLAIAKGLGGGYQPIGAVLAHRKIVQAMSSGSGFFQHGHTYLGHAVACAAALAVQRIIERDGLLQRVRAAGTHLETLLRDALGTHAHVGDIRGRGLFWGVELVQDRASKRPFEPALQLHARVKKEAFSRGLMVYPMGGTVDGRYGDHVLLAPPFIAGDADLALIVERLDAAINAAVSSI
- a CDS encoding LysR family transcriptional regulator codes for the protein MRLRHIEVFNAVMLTGSVSAAARLINVTQPAVSRTLQHAEIQLGFALFQRVRGRLTPTAEAQTLYPHIERLFAQLDEVQRLAGSLRAGEGRRGELRVLTVLALSYEVFPRAMRMFREKYPEVSVVHEALHSPQIVSSLVLQEADVGYVFSAISHPALAHESIGERRVMCVVPKGLLSQRQVRIGTLTLTQLAHLPVIALDKRDPLGVTLGHVLRENEAGLKPVMTVQTYHVALALAHHGVGVALVDGCTTASADRSRVDVLALVPAIPVTVKALRPTARPNSLVSRAFTRCMAQALTQLEAAATPGP